The genomic segment CAGGATTCCCCTGTAGAAATTTGGGACACAATGGATTTTCTTCCTTCGTTTGACGATTATCCCTATTCTTGTTTTGACCACGcttcttctttcctttacctttaccaccaccagttTCTACAAGCATTCTATCACTAGGTTGTTCTTCCGTATCTATTGCTTCATTTCTAGTCTGTGCTGGACCTGTCGATGGTATAATATATTCAGCTTTTATCTGAGCTATTCCCTTGGTGGAAGTGTCCTGGCGCTTAATTGAAGCATCAGAAACTTCTTGGGAATCATTAGACCTCTTCTCAGAACTCATATTGACGTTCTTTGTGGTATTGATCCGTAGTCGAAGTCctttgagatgagatgagatgagcttgtcaaaatttttgacaaAATATTGTCCGAGAATTATCGCCTAGTACCATGGTATGTCCAGAGAAGGGATTTGAATAAAGTTGGATAAACCTGATATAAACCTGTATTCCGGTCATTGGATTACCTATTCGATGGTTCTGGAGTCCTCTATCTTAGCCTTGTTCCATGTTTCTGTAATGCCTTTGATGCCTCGAGATGTCTCCTCGAGGACGAAGATGACTTCAAGCTCCTTTAACTTCTGGAAGCCGTCGAATTAAATAAGACCTGACGTTCTTTGCGTCTTGAAATCTTGTTCTCGAACTGTTTTTTGGATTCTACATGTCTATACCCTTGGCCTCTAACCCCTATCCATTGCGAAGGATGGATATCCATTTAACGTTTTGTCACCAATCAGACGCAACAGAGTACACTTTGTCCGACGACACaattaaagaataataCAATAATTTCTAAATAATAGCCTCTTCTGGCTTTCAAAGCTTCCAAAGCTCAACCGGCCTATACATCCCTTCTTATTACTTAGAACACATACCATTAGTACTATATAGCAAGCACATCCATTATCCTATACAGTGCAAGATGCCTTGTCTTTAGTATTATAGACTGCAACAATATTGCATATTGCTCTCCAAATTGGTTCctaaatttcaaaacatcTACACTCAGCTAATTCCAAACACCTCACTGGTTTCCTTTACTATCCCACAACCTCATTTCAATAATGGGCTATGTTTCTGTCTCTAAACGATTAGAATTTCGGACCTGCCCACGTCAGAACTTCAGCAGGGGACCCAAACCAATTTATCCCCCCATTTTCGACCCGTAGAATTCCAGTGATACCAATTATACAGTCTCAAAAATTCGCTATGTATCGTAATATATGAATTTTAATTGTATAATTTATCCGCCCAATATTCAACTGTATTCGGATCACTATATACGGAGGGATGAGCAGGTGTCGAATTACGGGATCCCATCACACTCATGATGATATCGATGGACCCGCATGTTAAACTATAATAAACTAGAATTGATTATTTGAAAGGACTATTTAGCTATAATCAAGACTAGTAATAATCAGGGGGAAGCGGCTGAGAGGAAGCTTAACcagattctgaagaaataAAGTAAAAATAGAAAAGGTAGGTCATAATAGAAGGGAATTTATAAGAGAAGGTTTCAACGCAGGATGGCTTTCTCATCTATTGCACTTGCAGACACTCCTCCAAATCCAAACGACCCCCTTTCACAATCACCAACTTCGACGTTCGGTGCCCCGTCAGCTGCTATGGGTATACCAACGTCAGCTGCAGGATCAGCAGCAACCAATAGTGGTATAAGTTCAAATATGCCAGTTGTAACTGCTACGGGCGATGATTCATTAGAAGACCCATTAGATGATGGGAATGTGTTTAGTCAAGGCCGCAGTGCGGCTGTCGGTCCTCAAGGAATGGCTAAACTAAGACGTGATTCTATTGCACATTCTCAAGGTATGGGAGGTGTATCTTGGGGGTCACTAACTATTGGATCCTGGTTAAGAGATGAAGTTATGTTTCATGCAACTcttaaaaattcaagaagtAATAGCGTGTCAAAGACAACGACTGTACACCTATATCCCccatcgtcatcatctcAAACAACAAGCAGAAGGCCGTCACATTCTGTAAATTTTACAGCAGCTTCACCGCCAGCGGCATACAATGCTTATCTACCAAATTTAGAGAAACAATACTGTAAGGATTACTCTTGCTGTGGGTTATCGTTACCAGGATTGCACGATTTGTTGAGACACTATGAAGAGGCTCATATTGCTACTTCACCAAGTTCAAATACTCAGATACCAGGTCCAACAGGTCCTTCTTCTAAGAAGAGATTTTATCGCCAACAAACTCCATCGGATATGACTGGTATACCGCgacagcagcagcagatGCCAGCTCCTCATAATCAGCAGCACCATCAAtctcaacaacaacagcatcAGATGGAGATAGCTTCACAACAACTGTCAGCTAACAGTTTTCGTAAAACAACTTTACAGCAACAGAATCCTTctcaacatcaacatcatcaacagcagcaacacATAATACAGCAACAGTTAAGTCCTCATTCCACAATGACAGGTTCGGCTGCTAGTGTAAGAGCTAGTGGATCACCTACACCGCTCGGAACAACAGGTGCAACGGGTTCGGAACCACCGCAAGGTCCTCAATTACACTTAAATGGTAGTTTAGTGGATGCAGTCTCTACAAATGACGTTTTCCTTCAAGCTGGTAATGGTACTCATTCTCATGGTCCATCACCAGTTGCAAGACATATGGCTGCTAGGCAACAACGGCATAATATTCAACAGTCacatcatcctcatcagcAACATCCAAATCTccatcatcctcatccaCATCAACAGTCTTCTCACGCAAATGTGGTTCAACAAAATACTGCTGCTCATCAAAGTGGTAAAATACCGTTAACCCCACAGCATTCTTTTAACGCTTATTCTTTACAAAGCGGTAAAAACTCACGTCATAGcggtagtggtagtggcAGTGGTAGTAGTACTAGCAGTAATGCGAATAACAATACAATAGTACAACTACCAAGTGCTCTCCCTAATATGAATAATAAGCTTGGTACTAAtaaatttaccaccaacatGTCAACAGGTTTAGAATTAGATTTTATGGACGAAGATTTGGTTGGTTCAGATGTAGATGGAGCCGATTCAGCTGCCTTTATGAGGCTGGCGAGTGCTTCACCTCATTCAGGAATGCCGTTAGCACCTCAATCGCCTTCGGCGTCATCAAGATTTGCATCAATGGCAGTACCCACATCGATACATCATCCAACACCTCCAACTAGTACCGCAGCGTTAGCGGGACCTCTAATGAATGCCACTAGTGGTgtcgatgaagatgacgtagatgaggatgaagatgaagatgaagacgaagacgaagatgaagtcgaagatgaagatgaagacaTGTCAGGTGATGCGTCAAATTCTCAATCAAAGACATTACAACATAATTTCCACAGACAAGAGGGTTATATCGATGATCCTGCTAGGAGACTTTACGTTATGGACCACGAAGAGCATAAGCCCTTTAAATGTCCTGTCATCGGTTGTGATAAAACTTATAAGAATCAAAATGGTCTAAAATATCATAAATTACACGGTCATCAAAACCAGAAACTACATGAGAATCCTGACGGCACTTTCAGTATTATAGATCCAGAATCCAATGAACCATACCCAGATGGTATGGGTTACGAAAAGGATAAACCATATCGTTGCGAAGTTTGCGGAAAACGTTACAAGAACTTAAACGGACTCAAATATCATAGGGGCCACTCAACCCATTGAAGTTTAATTTCTAAttgttactattattattattattaaccttaacatttttattattattattattattttcatttttccATTTACATGTTGCCGTTAACATATTTGTGATTTATTGTTTTTTTACTTTACTTTATCTTTTACTCTCCTCTCCTCTCCTATATTCTAATTCTATTTTACTCTATATCGTTTGTATGTGTATTTATTATATAGATTGTATTTTTCCTGTTCAACATATCAGTTAACTTCTCCCTAATAGTTACAGCTTCacttgaagatgaacatCTGAACATCAACGGACCAGTGaaaaataatgaagatCAATATATCACATATATTGAGACTGGTACAATGGTCTGCCTATGCATGTACTCTTCTGCTGGTTAAActttttatcattttcccGCTAGCAGTACTGTTATTCCATGATCTTTACCTAAGGTTATTACCAGCggattcttccaattgggTACCCTTTGACACTTTAAGAGAATTAAAGCATGATTGGAGTGAAACTGGTTGGAGGTTTAGTCAAGATATTAAAAGGATTGATGCAGATTACGAATTACCCAAAGCTTTGGATAATGGAATATCTCAACCAATATATTTAAGAGATCATATCTTGTACAAGATGGATTTaaatttacaattttaCTGTGtccatcttttcaatgataagCAAAAAAGTAATTTAgtggaattggaattgcTGATTTTTGACCGACTTGCAAAGCATAAATTGTTTAGGAAAAGGATTCCTATTATCTGTCTTAGTGAAGAATATCCGACTGCATTGGGAGtaccttcttccaaatataGATCATCGAGACTGGAATTGTATCGAAAGGAATGGttgaatgaattggaattagatgacaaaatccaaatccatCCAAAAATGCGATCAATAGACTTCGTTTTACAAACTGTGGAGCCGAcccaattgatctttgaaCCTGAATCAGGGATCAAATTTAGAATGCATTCCCCCCAAGGTCTAATTAATTTTATGCTTAGATGGCGCAGGACCACCTACTTTGTAGGAATCGCCCTTTTCGACTTGGCAATAACGACTCTATTCAGTATCACGGCCCTATCAACATTCGCTCTAGTCTCCAAGAAATTACCTGGGAATGAACGCAAGATTAGTTAATTCATTGATTGGATAAATCTATAAAAATTACGTATTCAGAGACCTATGTGACCGCACTTGATCTTTTtacattttgaattttataatatttctcttttgtCATTCTTAAAGTTTCGACTAACACATGCTTGGCATTGTTGATCTTAATCAATCTGCGGATACGTTCATCATATTGGCATGGGATGGGGGGCGGATTTCAAAATCCATAAAGATCATGTCATGGTCCAGAAAATTGAGGTACTCGTAATATTCTTCCACCGTTTTGTTAAACATTCGTACAAGTTTGGACAGTTTATTGAGCCTCGTTTTCAAGCAGTTATGTCTGTTATAATGCAACGCCCTACGGCGCGATGCAAtaatctcttcatcaaatctaTCAAGTCCTTTCAAAATGGCTTTCTCGTCCtcttccacatcttcaTTCTCACCCAGtgtcaaattttgaaaacggtttaaaatttcagaatCGCCAGTCGATACATCACTATCTTCAGAATTTTGCATACCGAAAAACCTACAATTTGGTTTGGGCACAGTTGGATCATTACTATAAGCAGACATCAAAGTGGATTCATTAGATTTAGAATTCCCTTCCTGGGGCGGTGGTAGGAGTTCAAAAGAGGACTCATTTAAATAATCCACCCCAAACGAATCgttattcaattcatcaataacaGAACTAACGGCGCTAGACTctgatgaaggtgaagtgGGGACGGGCAATGGTTTGTCATAGGTTTTAGCAGTAACAACCCCCCAATTGGAATTAGCATATTCAACTTTTTTACCTATAGGTTCCGCTTGTGTTACCTTGACTTTGAATATTGTGTAAATTTCACCAGTATCGATAACTGAACTTGAATATTTCAACTCAGCTGGGGCCagtaattttttcttcttttgattaTCACGAGAATACCCACCAGCATCAATCTCCTTACCACTAGATGCACTAGATCCTTGTGTGAAAGATGCTCCCATTACACTAGCTTGAGGGACTTCAGATGAACTTGTGCGCCTAGTACCAATAGACGACACATTAGAATACATGGATAGCATTTCTGAGGATTCTGAGTAGGGAACACTCTCATCACTGACTAGATATTTACTCCTCTCACCCTTTATGTAACCGCTGTTAGAGAATGGAGCATGCTTTTGCATTGAAATATCAGCATTATTGGATTGCGAATGTTCAGAATTTTTCGATAATTTCGAAAACCAAGAACTAATTGTATTGGAGAAAGAACCTGTCTTTTTTGAAGAGTGTTTAGATTGTCCTAGGTTATTGTCTGAATGGGAATGGGTTGAAGCAGAACTTATTGTTGACAGTGAATTctgttcttttctctttctttcagTCATCAGTAGAGATGCCTTTGTTaccatttcatcaaacaCGTCATATGGATACCGGCCATTTCTTAAAATTAATGATGGTCTTACATTAGCTACACTGCTGACTGTAGGGAAATTTTGATATCTCCCACTAGATTTTGGATGTGAATGCTTTTCGGCCCTGTAGATGAGGTCCTGCTCTTTCAACAATCTATTCGGTGCCAAGAAAAGTCTTTTCGATCCGTAGAAATAAAGATCATCTTCCTTATCTCTTAGTGGTTCCTCTCTAGTTCTGCATTTAAGAATTAACATTTCCGCATAAAAATCCTGGaacttcatctttaacTGTTCTTTAACCGTTAAAGCACTCCCCGGAATAACACGGAAAACCAGTAGCTTTAAGAACAATACCCTTACCAGTTGaaaatcattttcaaatgttaAAAAATTCCAATAGTCATTGATCAACTTTTGAGATAACATGGATTGTAAATTGGCCGGTATATGAGGCCaaacattgaaaagaaaaagtaaTGCTACCGTTTGTGCATTATTGTTTAGTGTTTGCAACATGGCACATATACCTGCAAACCAGATGTCCCAATGTAAAAATTGTACTGATGATAGGGAtctaaattggaaaataatgaaCTGGAAAACTTTGTTGTAGATGACGTTGGCAACACCAGAATCATGTGCTGGAATGCTAGAAATGTAACGGAGTTGAGAAGAATCATGcaataacaacaaaacAGGTAAATTAGAATCCTTTTCTAGACATCCTGAGAGGTTTCTTAGACATTCCCAAACACGTAAAATCCTAAAATTACTGAACAAGAAATCGTTTAGGATTTCTGCAGTAACCGtaccattttcaccaacGCCCGCGCTGGCGTTAGCATTGGCATTAACATTTGCCGCGGCTGAAGCTGCCAAACCATTCGTCGATAAAGAATCAGTAGAATCTGATCTACTGAATCCCATACCATTGATATTATTGTTTGattgtaaaaatttggtaaaccTTGCGAGATCAATTCTTAGAAACCCACTGGTAACATGCGTGATAAGTACATTGGCGCCCGGAATCATGGAAAGATTGGATTTTAATTCAGAACCGCCGTTTAAATTTGCGAGAAATCTTAGTGCGATATACCAATAATGCCAGTAAAACGCCATGAAGataaaatcatttttcatATAACTGATGacaattttgaagaaattagtATCTCgattttccaaagtttcagGCTTAATGCGATCCTCTTGATTTTCAATGCTCCCAAAAgatcttcttttccaaaggaataaagaatttgcaGGTTTGTAACTTAAATTTGGTTTTAATGCCAGTAGAAGTTGTACATCGTAATGGAAATCATCAGGTAAATAGAAAAACGCATATGCATTTAATTTCCCCAAAAACGAACGTAACAAAGATGTATAACTGCTAAGAAAATGCAAAATGGATCTATTAAAATGCTGTTGATGTTGCGGAAGTGTTATATGatgttgctgctgttgttgtttaGTAATTTCTCGTTGATGTTTGGAGTTTAGAATTAATCTATTAGTCACATAATGAATCGTTAATAAAACATGGTGGGAATAAATTTCTGCATCTTTACAGCTGTGTATCGGTAAAACCATTAATGAGGACATCAGCCTACTGACACATTCTAAAGTAACTGAAATACTATCCACACTCAATAAAGGATCTGGGAAAACCATTTCTTCTACAGGGCTATTTCTATCCACCAAGTCACTGTTTAAAAAATTTAGTAGAGTGACCCACCATTGAATCAGTGCATCTCTATGAGGAGTCACAGTATTTTGTAGTTGTAGCTGTCTCAAATATGATAAAAGTTTTAACCTCAAATAGTTTGCTACTGTCTTTGAATCTACCTTCGAGCTCGGGTGCTCATTTATCGCCTGCTCTCGTTGAGGCTGTTGTTGAGAATCGTTACCAATCAATAAAATAAATCCATTCAATGCTTGGAATAAGCGTGTATCAGAGCCAACCTGATCTCCTAACCGGTCCATGACTAATAAAGATTACTATTCTTTCACACAGTT from the Zygosaccharomyces rouxii strain CBS732 chromosome B complete sequence genome contains:
- the AHK1 gene encoding Ahk1p (weakly similar to uniprot|Q07454 Saccharomyces cerevisiae YDL073W Hypothetical ORF), yielding MDRLGDQVGSDTRLFQALNGFILLIGNDSQQQPQREQAINEHPSSKVDSKTVANYLRLKLLSYLRQLQLQNTVTPHRDALIQWWVTLLNFLNSDLVDRNSPVEEMVFPDPLLSVDSISVTLECVSRLMSSLMVLPIHSCKDAEIYSHHVLLTIHYVTNRLILNSKHQREITKQQQQQHHITLPQHQQHFNRSILHFLSSYTSLLRSFLGKLNAYAFFYLPDDFHYDVQLLLALKPNLSYKPANSLFLWKRRSFGSIENQEDRIKPETLENRDTNFFKIVISYMKNDFIFMAFYWHYWYIALRFLANLNGGSELKSNLSMIPGANVLITHVTSGFLRIDLARFTKFLQSNNNINGMGFSRSDSTDSLSTNGLAASAAANVNANANASAGVGENGTVTAEILNDFLFSNFRILRVWECLRNLSGCLEKDSNLPVLLLLHDSSQLRYISSIPAHDSGVANVIYNKVFQFIIFQFRSLSSVQFLHWDIWFAGICAMLQTLNNNAQTVALLFLFNVWPHIPANLQSMLSQKLINDYWNFLTFENDFQLVRVLFLKLLVFRVIPGSALTVKEQLKMKFQDFYAEMLILKCRTREEPLRDKEDDLYFYGSKRLFLAPNRLLKEQDLIYRAEKHSHPKSSGRYQNFPTVSSVANVRPSLILRNGRYPYDVFDEMVTKASLLMTERKRKEQNSLSTISSASTHSHSDNNLGQSKHSSKKTGSFSNTISSWFSKLSKNSEHSQSNNADISMQKHAPFSNSGYIKGERSKYLVSDESVPYSESSEMLSMYSNVSSIGTRRTSSSEVPQASVMGASFTQGSSASSGKEIDAGGYSRDNQKKKKLLAPAELKYSSSVIDTGEIYTIFKVKVTQAEPIGKKVEYANSNWGVVTAKTYDKPLPVPTSPSSESSAVSSVIDELNNDSFGVDYLNESSFELLPPPQEGNSKSNESTLMSAYSNDPTVPKPNCRFFGMQNSEDSDVSTGDSEILNRFQNLTLGENEDVEEDEKAILKGLDRFDEEIIASRRRALHYNRHNCLKTRLNKLSKLVRMFNKTVEEYYEYLNFLDHDMIFMDFEIRPPSHANMMNVSAD
- the SEI1 gene encoding seipin (similar to uniprot|Q06058 Saccharomyces cerevisiae YLR404W Hypothetical ORF), translated to MKINISHILRLVQWSAYACTLLLVKLFIIFPLAVLLFHDLYLRLLPADSSNWVPFDTLRELKHDWSETGWRFSQDIKRIDADYELPKALDNGISQPIYLRDHILYKMDLNLQFYCVHLFNDKQKSNLVELELLIFDRLAKHKLFRKRIPIICLSEEYPTALGVPSSKYRSSRLELYRKEWLNELELDDKIQIHPKMRSIDFVLQTVEPTQLIFEPESGIKFRMHSPQGLINFMLRWRRTTYFVGIALFDLAITTLFSITALSTFALVSKKLPGNERKIS
- the SFP1 gene encoding zinc-coordinating transcription factor SFP1 (some similarities with uniprot|P32432 Saccharomyces cerevisiae YLR403W SFP1 Transcription factor that integrates information from nutrient- and stress-responsive signaling pathways to help control ribosomal protein gene expression inhibits nuclear protein localization when present in multiple copies) gives rise to the protein MAFSSIALADTPPNPNDPLSQSPTSTFGAPSAAMGIPTSAAGSAATNSGISSNMPVVTATGDDSLEDPLDDGNVFSQGRSAAVGPQGMAKLRRDSIAHSQGMGGVSWGSLTIGSWLRDEVMFHATLKNSRSNSVSKTTTVHLYPPSSSSQTTSRRPSHSVNFTAASPPAAYNAYLPNLEKQYCKDYSCCGLSLPGLHDLLRHYEEAHIATSPSSNTQIPGPTGPSSKKRFYRQQTPSDMTGIPRQQQQMPAPHNQQHHQSQQQQHQMEIASQQLSANSFRKTTLQQQNPSQHQHHQQQQHIIQQQLSPHSTMTGSAASVRASGSPTPLGTTGATGSEPPQGPQLHLNGSLVDAVSTNDVFLQAGNGTHSHGPSPVARHMAARQQRHNIQQSHHPHQQHPNLHHPHPHQQSSHANVVQQNTAAHQSGKIPLTPQHSFNAYSLQSGKNSRHSGSGSGSGSSTSSNANNNTIVQLPSALPNMNNKLGTNKFTTNMSTGLELDFMDEDLVGSDVDGADSAAFMRLASASPHSGMPLAPQSPSASSRFASMAVPTSIHHPTPPTSTAALAGPLMNATSGVDEDDVDEDEDEDEDEDEDEVEDEDEDMSGDASNSQSKTLQHNFHRQEGYIDDPARRLYVMDHEEHKPFKCPVIGCDKTYKNQNGLKYHKLHGHQNQKLHENPDGTFSIIDPESNEPYPDGMGYEKDKPYRCEVCGKRYKNLNGLKYHRGHSTH